The genomic stretch AGAGAGTCCAAGAGATGATTTTGATACTTCTACATCGGCATCTGCAATTTTATCACCACAAGCAGATATCAATGACGATCAGTATaccaaagaattatttaaaacttctCCTTCCGTTGATAGTAAACTCATTGACCCCAACTTAGATACGCCGGAAGCAATCGAAAATGTTTCTACTGGATATTCATTCGAACATACTGACACTTTAGATTTAGCATCGACGACAAAGTCCATTTTAACTCTGGAACACGTAACTGCATCAATGGACATTACGACTATAACACccataatacaaaatttatctgCTATTTCAGACACAGATCTAGTAGCACAGAATGATAAAGATAGCACAGAAGTATCGTCCTTTGAGCAAGATATTccgcttaaaaataattaatataaatgtatttataaaatatatatgtttttgttagaatatacatataggtaTCATTGATAAAAGGTATATGtaagtataatattacactaaaatatatctaaataataatttattataatcacaaTCCTTTGTTTCCCGTTTTTGAGGTAGTTATGAGCAATtaacataatacataaaattcttttttatattgtatatacatacacatatacacattatgatacagaaaaaaaaaaaaaaaaaaaaaattattctacaaaatagaataaataataatttactattgtctaccaatattatttaatcattcatACCAATATCTTGTAACCAGTTTGGTTGGCACatgatttcaaatattattattatttcatgttttCCTTTTCTTGTTCGTTTACGAGTGTATAATAAACGCCTTTTCGTTTAATTAGTTCCGAATACTTGCCCAtctacaagagagagagagaaagaaagagaaaaaaaagagtattacatattatttatatattatctaataatggCATcacatacattaattttatcgattaaagCATACCTCCACTATGACACCACGTTGTAGTACAACGATTACGTCAGCGCCTTTAATGGTACTTAATCTATGAGCGATCACAAGTACCGTTCTACCTTTCGTAGCATTTTCAATCGCTTTTTGAACGACTCTTTCGCTTTCATAATCCAATGCgctaaataagaaaaaatagataagcaTGAAGACAAATCatacattatttcattatgATTTGTACCTTGTAGCCTCATCTAGAATTAAAACAGATGGTTGTTTTAGCAAAGCCCTGGCAATAGCAACCCGTTGCTTTTGTCCACCAGAAAGCTGTGCACCTCTCTCGCCGACTTCGGTCGCATAACCATCTGGAAACTTTGTTATAAATTCATGCGCATTTGCTTCTTTAGCTGCTTCAATGACCTAGTTTGATGATTAAGtatgtaaaatgttatatatagtaataattacacataatataattgcaatatccTACTGTCACCTCTTCGTCTGTTGCATTTTGTCTCCCAAATCTAATGTTTTCCATGATGCTGGTAGCGAATAAAGTAGGCTCTTGATTTATATAGCCAAAAACGTTACCTCTGAGATAACTCGAATTAAGAGATCTAATATCTCGACCATCAATAGTAATGGAGCCTTCATCAACATCGTAAAAcctataacatttttatatttttatatattatatattttatatatctctctgtaaattaataatttacatatctcttaaaatatataactcttATGGATTATTATGGACCTCTCTAGTAATGCAGCCACAGTTGATTTACCATTACCACTGGCACCAACAATAGCCACGGTTTTTCCAGCaggaatatgtaaattaaaattttttaaaacaacgtGATCCGGTCTAGTGGGAtagctaaattttatatttttgaaaactataTTCCCTGCCAGAGATTTATCCGTGATTATATCACCACCAGTCATCATTAGCGAAGGCGGCATATCCAGATACTAGaagatatttatgatttcTAAAACTTTCTTACATAACTAAAGCTGTAtaagttgaataaaaatacctgGAAAACTCTGGCACCTGCGCTTTGTCCCCTAACAAAAGTTCCAAAAAGCACCGACAATTGGCCTAAAGATTTTTGTATAGTCTGTGTAGCCATTAAAAATGCCATGAGATTTCCTGGAGACAATTCTCCTGTAGAAAGCAAGTGCCCGCCAAAATATAGCGTGGAGAGTAAAATACCATTAAGTAATAAATTCGTTCCTGCTTGAAAGAAACCTATACCAAAACCTAAACGTTCATAAAGTTCAGATGAACGTTCAACTTCTTTGTAAAACATTtctgcttctttttcttccgcGGCAAAAGCTCTCACCTGGTAAAAAATAAGTGAATAAAATGCAAGATGAGAATTTAAtagcatttctttttaattaaatactatttatttgcaataccgttcgtatattttgtatagCTTCTTCGCAAACGGCGGTCGATTTTGCGACTTGATTTTGGGCTTCCATCGACAACTTGCGTAAACTTTTTCCCAGGAGAGtaccaataaaaattattgtaggtAAACTAAATACCACAAGAGTAGTCAATTGTGGTGATATCACTATTACAGAGATAACACAACCAATAATTTGTGTGAGACTTCTCAAGCCTTGAGCAATGCAAGTCTTAAATGAGCTTTTAAAGTCTTGAATATCACTAGTCAATCGACTTACTATTTCACCGGAACGTGTTTTGTCAAAGAATTCTATATCTTGCATAATAATTGACTTAAACAAATCTTGACGTAAACTCACTGCAATTCTCTCACCCACATGAGaaagtgtataaatatatacaaaggtGAGAAATgcctgaaaaaatattaagatttatacagatgagaatatttatttccatgaTCTTTGATTGTAAAAGTTATTATCCTAATTATGTTACATACTTGTGCAATATACATGCGTGCCAAAACAAAAGCTGGTTGAGTTAGCTGCGAGATAATTTGATTTGTAGAATcgcttttattttgacatatttccGTAAGTACATTTATGACATTTCCAACACACTGCGGtattcgaatatttaatagtGCAACTATTAATGCACTCTAGAAGTACAAAATgagaatatcattatttgatataattaatatcattataatatgaa from Cataglyphis hispanica isolate Lineage 1 chromosome 3, ULB_Chis1_1.0, whole genome shotgun sequence encodes the following:
- the LOC126859438 gene encoding mitochondrial potassium channel ATP-binding subunit, which encodes MSMLRAVLFRCHNDSSIISRYPIQKYILYGKNQNIWGIAKREFTKSAQKCCKENMNKSKFSSYIFKFGLSGLGVTTACILRSHNQIVLCREAKRINDVKSDTPELTFEWTKFFKYLYPHIWYLLLALSSALIVALLNIRIPQCVGNVINVLTEICQNKSDSTNQIISQLTQPAFVLARMYIAQAFLTFVYIYTLSHVGERIAVSLRQDLFKSIIMQDIEFFDKTRSGEIVSRLTSDIQDFKSSFKTCIAQGLRSLTQIIGCVISVIVISPQLTTLVVFSLPTIIFIGTLLGKSLRKLSMEAQNQVAKSTAVCEEAIQNIRTVRAFAAEEKEAEMFYKEVERSSELYERLGFGIGFFQAGTNLLLNGILLSTLYFGGHLLSTGELSPGNLMAFLMATQTIQKSLGQLSVLFGTFVRGQSAGARVFQYLDMPPSLMMTGGDIITDKSLAGNIVFKNIKFSYPTRPDHVVLKNFNLHIPAGKTVAIVGASGNGKSTVAALLERFYDVDEGSITIDGRDIRSLNSSYLRGNVFGYINQEPTLFATSIMENIRFGRQNATDEEVIEAAKEANAHEFITKFPDGYATEVGERGAQLSGGQKQRVAIARALLKQPSVLILDEATSALDYESERVVQKAIENATKGRTVLVIAHRLSTIKGADVIVVLQRGVIVEMGKYSELIKRKGVYYTLVNEQEKENMK